A stretch of the Rhinoderma darwinii isolate aRhiDar2 chromosome 3, aRhiDar2.hap1, whole genome shotgun sequence genome encodes the following:
- the LOC142750323 gene encoding zona pellucida sperm-binding protein 4-like produces MEFSLPPLLDDAVLSLTVIDKNGKPHSFHNDSNCGTWIGQRSDSSVVGTSFNGCYVREEDGNYVVTISLEEVLRDGKSQYRKKDLKCPILPAMDAPSPSECASVQQVDRLPCANDSVSRELCEGLGCCFSPAEFRVRCYYGQKLTARCTPENNIVVAISKYLTTPSLILDSVSVVNVDSNSCPNLRVAATVSFIGYQFPLSCGGVNQGADMSVVYENTFMATKNVRTWQMGSITRDSTMRLTVRCSYSHTGIVPLQVEVLTLPPPLPVSTSGPLLLEMRIAEDGQYGSYYRDQDYPIERVLRDPVHVEVRILQRTDPSLVLVLSNCWATSSPVPTGLPQWPVLFNSCPFDGDNYLTQLVPVGPSSQNKPFPTHYKRFIVRTFTFVDFNTQTSLNGPVFFHCSASVCVPSAMESCSVNCPQRQKRVAGSWGSEDALTTVTSRGPVIFHAEEADTDKVLHEEEGALGSGLALAVLQGTAAVGLFLMVSLLGIYLYRRQKKCTVSTVTA; encoded by the exons AtggagttttctcttcctcctttgcTGGATGATGCAGTTTTATCCTTGACTGTGATTG ATAAGAATGGAAAACCCCATTCTTTTCACAATGACTCCAATTGTGGAACCTGGATAGGACAGAGATCTGACAGCTCGGTGGTCGGTACTTCTTTTAATGGATGTTATGTGCGTGAGGAG GATGGAAATTATGTGGTGACTATCAGTTTGGAAGAAGTTCTTCGTGATGGGAAATCCCAGTATCGCAAGAAGGATCTGAAGTGCCCAATTCTTCCAG ctatggatgctCCTAGTCCAAGTGAATGTGCTTCAGTTCAACAAGTAGACCGTCTGCCGTGTGCTAATGACTCTGTATCTAGAGAACTTTGTGAAGGCCTTGGATGTTGCTTTTCTCCAGCTGAGTTTAGGGTGCGCTGCTACTATGGGCAGAAAC TGACTGCCCGTTGCACACCTGAGAACAACATAGTGGTTGCCATTTCAAAATACCTGACCACACCGTCCTTAATTCTGGACTCTGTAAGCGTGGTCAATGTGGATTCCAACTCATGCCCAAATCTGAGAGTAGCAGCAACAGTGTCATTTATTGGGTACCAGTTCCCACTGTCCTGCGGAGGTGTTAACCAG GGGGCTGACATGTCCGTAGTATATGAGAACACTTTTATGGCCACTAAGAATGTAAGGACCTGGCAGATGGGATCGATCACTAGGGACAGCACAATGAG GCTGACCGTGCGCTGCAGCTATTCCCACACTGGTATTGTCCCTCTGCAAGTGGAAGTCCTCACCCTTCCACCACCTCTTCCTGTATCTACCTCTGGACCGCTGCTCCTGGAGATGAGGATAGCTGAAG ATGGACAGTATGGCTCATACTATAGAGACCAAGATTATCCTATTGAGCGAGTATTAAGAGATCCTGTGCATGTGGAAGTTCGGATTCTGCAGAGGACTGATCCAAGCCTAGTTCTGGTCTTGAGCAACTGTTGGGCCACCAGTTCTCCTGTCCCTACTGGGCTTCCCCAATGGCCTGTCTTGTTCAACAG CTGCCCTTTTGATGGAGACAACTATCTCACCCAGCTGGTTCCTGTTGGTCCTTCCTCACAGAACAAGCCTTTCCCAACACACTACAAGCGCTTCATTGTCCGCACATTTACCTTTGTGGATTTCAACACCCAAACTTCTCTTAATGGACCG gttttcttccactgcagcgctTCAGTATGTGTCCCGTCTGCCATGGAGTCGTGTTCAGTgaattgtccccaaagacaaa AAAGAGTGGCTGGATCCTGGGGGTCAGAAGATGCTCTTACAACAGTCACATCTCGGGGTCCTGTTATATTTCATGCTGAGGAGGCTGACACAGACAAGGTTCTCCATGAGGAGGAAG GTGCTCTTGGGTCGGGGCTGGCCCTGGCTGTGCTACAAGGCACAGCAGCCGTTGGGTTATTCTTGATGGTGTCCCTTCTGGGTATCTACTTGTATAGAAGACAAAAGAAATGTACAGTGTCTACTGTGACTGCTTGA